The following nucleotide sequence is from Drosophila simulans strain w501 chromosome 3L, Prin_Dsim_3.1, whole genome shotgun sequence.
ctgtCTATAAATACTGTTAAATGAGTGAGTTGAAGTCTCCTGCGTACAAGGACACTGAAAAAAAGAGGTAGCATCTCAGGCAGAGTGCATCCTAAAATTATTAggttaaatatttacccacTTGTTCTTCAGTCATCGCGTATTCTTATATTAaactaatattaaattatgtttaattgaaaaagtcctaaaatatgaaaacttgatttttttctttaaaccCTTTTTCTTTATGTGTGTGTAGCCATACGTAGTTGCGGTTGCTTGTGGTTTCCCCCTGAAATAATTGTGGGTGTAtgggtgtttgtgtgtggggACGCACGGATGGATGGTTCGATGTTGTTTCCCAGTTGTTTTTGGttgaaaatcgatagaaacaaaaaatccataaaaacaaaacagtaagaaacggaaaaaatgtgaaaaatgcatAACATCGTTGGAAAATATGTGGTCTCTGTATGCCAACTATAGAAACTACGTAAATCCGACTACAGAACACtctaaaaaaaatgtggcgCTTAAACATTTAGCCACTCTTTATGAACAATGCTCAAAAAcgcattaaaattttataattgcattaaatggATGGATAGAGCACAAACTTAGCACCTCATACTGTCTGGGACACAGAATCCTTTGAATACTTCattttttatcaataaatgtaaaatatatcaaGTTTTTGGAAAGGTTAAACTGAAATTtggaatttgtattttattttaaaaaataaaagtttagaACGCAAATGATATCCTTTAAACCTAGTTTGCTGCCCAACAACCCCCTAAAACAAATCGGTAGCAATATGGCAAGAATTGAAACCTGCTATGGATAATGTATGGGCTCTACGTACCAACTATTTCCGCTCGGGTGTAAAATTTCAGAGGCTTTCGGCCTTATACAAATCACTTCCGGGATGAAGCGTTCACGTTGTTGCACCCACagtgcacacatacagacacccgctgccgctcacacacacacactgacagcTGGCCACGAGACACCAACACACGGCCACAATCGCCTACACCTACgcagacacaaacacactcactcGCGAAGAAAAGGAAGAGGAGCTGCAACTTCTActtttcctttgtatttgaTAAAAAACCACTTTTCGTTTATTTCGTTGGGCCGCTccttaattatataattttgtttcACTTAATGCACTTTACGATTTAACGCAATTGGCGCACATTCGTCGCATGATttgcataaacattttactgatTTTTcccacagcacacacacacacgagcgcCTTCTGTGACGTACGCActatcgcacacacacaggcgtACTTATTttctccttatttttttttgttgcctatAATCGCGCTGCCGTTTACAGTTGGAAATGGTGCTCCAACTAAAGTAGTGCTTGTCCgttcttttttggccacggCAAACGTTGTCTACAAACTGAATGATTTTATGGAGCGAGGCTTGTGAAAAGCCGCGCTCTGCTGTATAACTGTAAAAGCGTGCCGTGCCAAAAGGAAGAGAGCGCTCTCTGAGAGAAAGCACTTGccgtattgttgttgttgctgccgccgtgGTGGTAGTTTCGCGACCACAGGGTGACTCCGGCACGTAGCGCTTACCCTGTGGAAGAGACAACATGCGCAAGGCACAGTGGGCCAATTCCAGTCGGagtcaaatttgaatttcaaaatctGTTGAAATTTGCAATGCATGTAACTACATTAGTATCCAGTCGAGAAACTCTAGGAGGGTGGAAAGGGTTTCAGAATACCAAGATCCGATAGTGCTTTATATGCAGCTTAagatttaaaacttaaatttgatttatattagATATGTATcgtattttctatttatttttttgcaattccTTGCATTTGTGTACGCATTTCGTTCATTTGAAAATTCCCTCCGATTGCTATCGATTAAAAtcgctttccacttttccgaTACACAAACCGGAAAACGGGAAAAGCGTTTGTGTCTAAATAAGGAAAGGCAAGCTTCCCAAACTTATAAGTTATAACGCCAAAGAgttaaaaagataaataattatagttttatgagaaaaataaaagtttgaaGCCTCCCTTAACTTTAATAGCattattaaattccattttggCACACAGAAAAACAAGATTCCCTTGCATCGAAATTGATtacattaatttataatatttacttaaaaattccaaaatcaCATTTTAAAAAGCAATGCGAAAAACAAGAACTGGaccaaaataatttaaaatatatacccGCAAACGTCAAACAAAGATCATGCTCGTCAGCAAAGCGACTCGTGCTCGAGATTTGACAGATTTACGGATCCAAAACTAATCCCCCGAAagtaaaagaaatatattcgaaattaaaatacaaaggCTTGgccaaatttcaatttgtatcaCTTTATTCAACGTTTTAcgttaatattttgttgttttttaataatatattcttTACTGTACTTTAGCTGTACTTTTATAGGTGTTGCTTTCTAGTTTTGGGGTCTGCTCGCAATTTGaacatttaaacaattaagtatatataaataattttagaCGTCACTCGCTAGACATAACATTACGGGTATAAACTTATTCTTACTATGTACGGGTGTATGTTTATGTATAGTCGTATTTTATAATATagtttatgtatatattagcATTACATATCATTGCATCAACACAGCACTTTAAACACTTAATTGCCAgtataaataatgaatgttCTTGCTGTCGCAAATTATACCAAAATTTtcaacagaaaacaaaaaactacaaTTTCTCGGCTCTTATTTAGAAATCATTGAAGTACTGCAAATCTCTTTGGTCTACTGCCTTGGCGGGCTTCCAATCCTTTTCGGGataatcatcaaaatttttgGTATCCCCATCGTGATGTACGTCGGGCAGAATTGGTGGCTataaatgaagaaaatttgaaaaattattgtttcgattgtatattatattttaagctAATTATCGCATATTTATGCGTATTTAAACTTGAGTAAAACCCCCAAAAACATGTTTaggaaatttgaaaatatttataaacaataatttataaagttgACTTCCACCATAATTAGTTCTATTTGTTTCTATATTTAGATCCATGAAATGAATGCGATGTGATTTTGAAAATCACATCAAACATACGTGGCTGGCTGACGGATAAAAGTTGCGAAATGTGCGCAAAATTCAGCACGTTTGTAACAATCACCAGTGACGCATTTAACCCATTGTCTCCCGCTGGACGGAGGCGTTCATGTGGGCAATTAACACCTTCTCCTTCTTCAGATGCGAAATGCCCCCTCCTTTTGTTACATTTCACTCGCACTTGGACCAACTGGCCTGGGTGGAGGGAATCGCTAGATTTATGGCTCAAACACCCACCCAAAAGGCCGAAATAGACGCTGCGGTCATTAACTAAAGGCACAGCTAATTTGGAAaacttatttgtttatttgcttttaattacgAGAACGTATGAAAATACATTGGCCGTCTGACAAAAAGCTGAGCCAAAAAATCAGTTTGCCAAAAGATCCACACAAAGTAATGACCAACAATTACTGAtgagattaaaaaggaaaactcgGACAATAGAGTGGACCCTTGAAGCTTACCTTAAGTTTCTTGCTGTAGACGTCATTCCAATTCAAGTGCTTGAACCAGCGATGCCTCTTCACGTCATCGGCGCCATTCTGTGgaatgaaatacaaaatattggaCATAAATAACGTTTTGCATTTGGCTAGCTCgtgttgcaaaaaaaaaaaaaaacgcgcgacaaatctattaaaaaaagcaaaggcGTATCgacgaaaacgaaaattcGGGGGTAGGTGAAAAATGATTTCGAAGAAAATGTATTAGGCTAACTGACACCGAGCATGTGCAGATCTATTTGTGATAGccaacaattaatttttgatatatgcgatgcaatttttaatgccagcAACAAAATCCGACCGCGACAAGTGTAAACAATTATCTATAAATATGCTGCCTAATAAGCCGGAAAATGTTAACGAAAGCCTTGCCAAGTATTTTTATGAGACTATCTAAGGAAAGGGTAAAGGAGATCGTAGGggtgaaaacaaataaataaactttgacagtgctaattttaaatatcattaagaaaaaaatcgaatgaaaCAGGCAGATGACTTCTTGATGGATAGTACGGCAGCTGAACAAACTTTATGCTCcgaattatttgtttatccattccatttccatgtttGATCTTCGAGACTTTCTAAACTTATAGATTTAAGAATTCTGCATATGATTCTCACCTTCATGTTGCCCAGTCGCTTGGTTCTATCATTCACCAGCAGCTTTTTGATCAAGTCTTTGGCTATGGGATCCATGTGTCGCTCCCACTCAATTTTACCGCTCAATATCTTCTCGTAGATCCCAAAGGGCTGTTCATCGTAGAATGGTGGGTATCCCACGAGCATTTCGTAGATGAGAACTCCTATAAAAGGATTCCAAAATTACAATTTCCATCCTTGTAAATGATCGAATTGAGACTCACCCAATGCCCACCAATCTACGGCTTTATTATGACCCTTGGACTGGATTATCTCAGGTGCTATATACTCGGGCGTTCCGCACAATGTCCAAGTGCGATCCCTCAGCTTTTTGGCAAAGCCAAAATCGGTTATCTTCAAATGGCCATCGCGATTGATCAGCAGATTCTCTGGCTTCAGATCGCGATAAACAATTTGCAGTGAGTGCAGGTATTCCAGCGCACTCACGATCTCAGCCGCATAGAAATTGGCTAAAATCGAAATCAGTTTAgtgatttttgatttaaaagatttaatttaatagttaCTTACAGGTTTGACTAGTGAATTTTCCCGCATTTCGCAGATATGTGAACAGCTCCCCACCGCAGACATAGTCGAAGATCATATACAGATTTGAGTCATCCTTTGTGGACCACTCGCTGCAtgtagaaatataaattattaatggaatgtataaacatttttaataaattaacaacTAAAATAAACTGAATACCAAGAAAGAAGTCTTGCAAATTTTGTTTAAGTGATATTGACCTTTAACTTCTGCTtgaacacaacaaaaaattgttataCATATGAGCAAGTAATGATGattcaattttacaattttgtaccctgaaaatatatagttaaaattggtttaactttaaaaaaaaaaagttttggtttctttcgCGTTCTTTTTTTAAGAATATGACAGCTTTActatcaatattttttaaaattattttaaaaattaaatgtgcaacattttccatatTGCTTTACTTACAGGCTGATGACAAACGGATGTCGTATTTCGCGCAATATATTCCGCTCGTTCTTAACGTGTTCAATCTGCTTGAGACGAATGACTTCGGTCATGGCCAGAATCTTCATGGCACAGTACTTCTCCGAAATGCGATCGCGACATAAGCAAACTCGTCCAAAGGTGCCCGTGCCTGAAAGGGAAAAGATGGTGGTAATGTAGGGTATCGTATAATCGAGTGCATCGAAGCCAAAACCGCAAACAGCGTTCTTAAATATCGGGGCATGCCCCATTTAAGTGTTTGCAAACGATATGGCAAAGGTCTCAGCTTAAACAAAACGTGAATGGGTGACAGACGAGGTAGAAATTATAGTGCTGAGCAAGTTAAAGTTTGATTTTACACCTATTCGAGCTATATAAATGCATTAGATACTTGTTTTTAAATTCTCCAGGATTGATTCACaattaaatagttaaaaatataatatttatttccaattaCTTTGTAACCTTTAATTTTTAGCTTATGTAAGTTTTAAACCCATAGTTCTTGCAGTTCCCTATATTATATTGCCATTTAATGAGCGCTATTTTTGGAACCACTTTTCGAACCTCAACTGTTTGCATAATTACTGTTTTCACTGTCGAGCACGTTTTGAGGCTACGAAAGCCAGCTCGCTTCTACCACTACCACTACTACCTATACCACCAGGTAATATGACCAACATGGGTGTTGGCTTACACGCCCGCCCGAGATTTTCTCAACCTTGAGTTTTTAATTGGGCTAACGCCCGACTCGCTGGGCACTCGGTGGGCCAACGAGTGACTAAACTGGCAGGAAAGGAAACACGGAGCGTGTGAGCCTCTCGCATTTCACGTAAACACTTTGGCCAGATACACTTGTTGTGGCCAAGAGCGACGGCTgaaaatttctttcttttcattttctctgttttgttttccatggCATGCCGAAGCAACAAAACGGCTACAAATTGATTTGTCTTATAAATCAAAAGCCGAAACGCAATCAAATCATTTCGAATTCGATGCGGCCGGGGGAGTAGTGGGAAAAGTTTCGCTTTCTGCAGCTGCTTTTAGTTTTTCAGCACGTTTTCCCTGTGTGTTCCCGTTCATGCCAACAATAATTAGCCGTGATTTTCAATGTAATAAAACAGAAGTGAGCAGAGTATTGAACTCGGCCACAGTTATATGCCACGTGCGTTCCTCTacgaaaaaatcaaacaacacAGGCCGAGCAACTTGCCAGAATAGTTGGCTCCTTACAGCCGCggtcagcaaaaaaaaacaggaaagaAGTCCAAACAACTAAATAAGTTTGCAatgcaagaaaattaaataattatgtaGTTAAAAAGTAATGACTGAGATAATTGCAGCTGAAGAAGTGGATTTTCTAAGTATTAATCTACTaatgatttatatatttcacaaaaaaataaatttataggTTCCAGCTTAGATATTTAATAGATTCAGAAACTAtagataattttttattattttggtaCTAATATTTTGCCCACAGCTGTATGTGGGCGTGGGTGGTTGGGCTAAGTTCTACCCATATGGAAACACCTTGATGAGGCAAGCATTACGCGTGCAAATCAAAATATGATTCCCGACTTTGTAATAAATGAATTGTTCACTTCGATTACGTAGTTCAAATGACTCAGCAAGTCAGTGGGATTATATAAGTTTTTGGGGATGGGTAGGCGGGGAAAGTGAGGGTGAAATGTCTAAGAGCATTATTGATAAATCCCAGAGACAAGGCGCATTAATGAGCTCATAACACTTCCAGCGAAATGAGTTTGAAATTCATGCCTTAAAAGCAAATCTCCAAATTTCCAGAAATTCCACAGAAATATTCTATaatagccaaacaaattgGCCGGGGAatgtttaaaacatttttataggcACATTGTTCAAGTGCAAACAAACTCGAGCATGAGGAATCCCCAAAATCGAACTTTGAAACCTGCCACTACTAAAAGTTGCATTAACTAATTAAACCATCACAGATAAACAGCACATAAAACATGCATACgcggcaaatatttataagataaATGCTTAGCCATTGCCTTGGCattcaaaattaataacttgGCTAagcggaaaataaatatttaattcatgccaaacgaaataaatcaaTCAGATATAACTACATCCAATGATGGATTATTTCAcgatttgaattcaaatttgtaGTCGAAATGGCAGACACCGGCACATTTCATGGTATTGTGATTACGAAGCGTGAAGAAAATCGCaggaaataatgaaaaatatttgaggaAAAGGTATGGGTAAAATCGAAAAGTTCTGGCTGGCAACAAGTTGCATGCCTTGCATGGTGGCACATGGCCAGTGTGGAATAATTCCGGCGGCTTTGCTTCggataaaatagttttttaaatatttacacgcTGTTATAGTGGAAAATTTTGTCGAACCATATTCATAATTTCTGATAGGGAATGTAGAAGGGTgttggtaaaataaacaacCGAAAGGCTTTGTTTAAAATCAGAAATCTCTAGTGCAGTTGGTACAGTATTGAGTAATCGTATATAATCATATCCGTATAccaaatttcattaaaaaatctttttttttcactgaAAAGTAGATATATTTTAGAGAAGTGAGCTGCCGTTTAATAACAGTGGATCCTAAGCCCATCCTAATGCTGAATTAACACCACATAAGCCACTGGTTAATGTCAGTACAATGACTATGTGAATGCTCAATCCACGCTTATAGTCTTAAATACTCTTGAAGTTGGCTTTCGAAAAAGAAGCAACATCTTCGCActtggcaaacatttaaaaagaTCTCTTAGCACCTCATACACATGTGCACGATCCACTCCAGCTCAAGTCGGTCTCGACTAGTGCGAAAGGAAAGTGCTTTTACCAATGTTTTAACTACCACTTCCACTACCTCAGCCGCCAACTGGCCGCCGGCTGATCCTAAATGTCTGGCCAAAGTGAAATTGTGACAGCTGTGGAGCAGACAAGCTCGAGACTAAAtactgcactgaaaaaaatcagcaggattaaaagcaagaaaataaaaaagtataaagTTATAATAAGATAAATGATAATGAACCAGATTGAGATACATAGTACCCAAATTTAGAACGTTAGAATGCCTAAGTATCAGAAATACACaatttttcgctcagtgccaGCTCAGTCTTCAGACGCAGCCGCAGACGAGCGACCAAGTCGATAGGCGGCCACAATTAAAGTCTGGCCGAGATGTGGCCAAACCTGTTGGCGTTGGAGAGGCAGACGGAGCACACAAAGTTGCACATATGCAACTGCAAAAAGTGCGTGGAAAAAGGCGATACATATTTTACATAATACACGAAACTTTCTATTTGACGAAACGATGCCATAAACTGTCCAGTGAAATTGCCATCCCATGGATGCACTTCGTCCGTCCGCCTGACAGTGCACATCTGATGGATGAATgagtggatggatggatggaatGGATGCCTTTCGTTTGcgctggcaaataaaaatcattgcGTATCTGTTTCtgtatttaatgaaattgtgTGCGCCAAAAGTCAAAATACTGTAAAAAGTTTCGCGAAACGCAGAGCATGTAAATGCGAATATAAACTTGGCACCATTTGCAATTCTCGCCAGCTGCCGCACCAAGTTAAATAAAGTTAATTGCGTTTTATGCAGTTCGTCGAGGCAAAGTTTGTTTAAAGATTCATAAATAAAGGAAGACCGAGTGAGAGAGCTCGGAGCTTCAGAGGCCaggttaaaaataatactgCCACGATCGTAAGTTTAAACATTTCCAAATAGGCATTAAAATCGGATTTTTAAGCtgttgtaaataataataaacaacgCAAATTTAGGTCGCGTGATAATTGCTGACTGACTGTGTTCTAATTAAGTTCTCC
It contains:
- the LOC6738212 gene encoding cAMP-dependent protein kinase catalytic subunit 3 isoform X1, with product MDLWNIFLEHILVACRISTSVFANFGCGLYSCWKLFCGDHDTASGLRAGLGTPTQGGKATGDNGTTGTPARTIGKPQARIATAMSTATCARFCTPLSSGTAGSTSKLTTGNGSGNTMTSAYKKKIPSNNSTTANDSSNTETTFTFKLGRSNGRSSSNVASSESSDPLESDYSEEDPEQEQQRPDPATNSRSSSTATTTTTSSADHDNDVDEEDEEDDEDEEEGNGRDADDATHDSSESIEEDDGNETDDEEDDDESEESSSVQTAKGVRKYHLDDYQIIKTVGTGTFGRVCLCRDRISEKYCAMKILAMTEVIRLKQIEHVKNERNILREIRHPFVISLEWSTKDDSNLYMIFDYVCGGELFTYLRNAGKFTSQTSNFYAAEIVSALEYLHSLQIVYRDLKPENLLINRDGHLKITDFGFAKKLRDRTWTLCGTPEYIAPEIIQSKGHNKAVDWWALGVLIYEMLVGYPPFYDEQPFGIYEKILSGKIEWERHMDPIAKDLIKKLLVNDRTKRLGNMKNGADDVKRHRWFKHLNWNDVYSKKLKPPILPDVHHDGDTKNFDDYPEKDWKPAKAVDQRDLQYFNDF
- the LOC6738212 gene encoding cAMP-dependent protein kinase catalytic subunit 3 isoform X2 yields the protein MSTATCARFCTPLSSGTAGSTSKLTTGNGSGNTMTSAYKKKIPSNNSTTANDSSNTETTFTFKLGRSNGRSSSNVASSESSDPLESDYSEEDPEQEQQRPDPATNSRSSSTATTTTTSSADHDNDVDEEDEEDDEDEEEGNGRDADDATHDSSESIEEDDGNETDDEEDDDESEESSSVQTAKGVRKYHLDDYQIIKTVGTGTFGRVCLCRDRISEKYCAMKILAMTEVIRLKQIEHVKNERNILREIRHPFVISLEWSTKDDSNLYMIFDYVCGGELFTYLRNAGKFTSQTSNFYAAEIVSALEYLHSLQIVYRDLKPENLLINRDGHLKITDFGFAKKLRDRTWTLCGTPEYIAPEIIQSKGHNKAVDWWALGVLIYEMLVGYPPFYDEQPFGIYEKILSGKIEWERHMDPIAKDLIKKLLVNDRTKRLGNMKNGADDVKRHRWFKHLNWNDVYSKKLKPPILPDVHHDGDTKNFDDYPEKDWKPAKAVDQRDLQYFNDF
- the LOC6738212 gene encoding cAMP-dependent protein kinase catalytic subunit 3 isoform X3; this translates as MDLWNIFLEHILVACRISTSVFANFGCGLYSCWKLFCGDHDTASGLRAGLGTPTQGGTGTFGRVCLCRDRISEKYCAMKILAMTEVIRLKQIEHVKNERNILREIRHPFVISLEWSTKDDSNLYMIFDYVCGGELFTYLRNAGKFTSQTSNFYAAEIVSALEYLHSLQIVYRDLKPENLLINRDGHLKITDFGFAKKLRDRTWTLCGTPEYIAPEIIQSKGHNKAVDWWALGVLIYEMLVGYPPFYDEQPFGIYEKILSGKIEWERHMDPIAKDLIKKLLVNDRTKRLGNMKNGADDVKRHRWFKHLNWNDVYSKKLKPPILPDVHHDGDTKNFDDYPEKDWKPAKAVDQRDLQYFNDF